The nucleotide window CCATCGACCTCGCCATCGCCGCCGGGCTGAAGGATCAGTCAACCGCCAGCGCCTGGACGCTGAAAACCTTCGTTCCGTTTGATCCGGTGAGCAAGCGCACGGAGGCTATGCTCACGGACGCCGCAGGCAGGACCATCCAGACCACGAAGGGCATGCCAGCGGTCATCCTCAGCCTTTGCGACCTGAGCGACGCCGACCGGAAAAAGGCGGAGGATTCCGTCACCGCGCTGGCCACCCGCGGCATGCGCGCCCTCGCCTCCGCTCGAAAGGACGAAGGCGGCAAGTGGATCTTTCTCGGCATCCTGCCCCTCATGGACCCGCCGCGCACGGATTCCAAACAGACCATCGCGGAAGCCCGCGAACTCGGCGTGCAGGTCAAGATGGTCACCGGCGACGATGTCGCCATCGCCCGCACGATCTCGGGCGAACTCGGCATGGGCGAGAACATCCAGCTCGCCTCCGACCTCTTCCCGGAAGGCACCTCGGTCGACAAACTGCCCGCCAATGCCGCCGCCCACATCGCGGCGGTTGACGGGTTTGCCCGCGTCTTCCCCGAGCACAAATATGGCGTGGTGAAAGCCCTCCAGGATGCGGGGCATATCGTCGGAATGACCGGCGACGGCGTGAACGACGCCCCCGCGCTGAAACAGGCCGACGTGGGAATCGCCGTCTCGGGAGCAACCGATGCCGCCCGCGCCGCGGCCGCGCTCGTGCTGACTGCTCCCGGCCTGTCCGTCATCATCGACGGCATCAAGGAGGCCCGCCGCATCTTTGAGCGGATGATGAGCTACATGCTCTACCGCATCGCCATGACGGTCGCGATCATGTTCTTCGTCGTCACGGCGGTAGTCTGCTATGACTTCTTCCCGCTCAGCGCTGTGATGATCATCGCCCTCGCGCTGCTGGACGATCTGCCGATCATGACGATCGCGTATGACAATGCCTCCGCCGCCCCGCAGCCGGTGAAGTGGCACATGCCGCGCATCTTCATGATCTCCTCGATCCTCGGCATCTTCGCCGTGGTGGAGAGCTTTCTCCTGCTCTTCCTCAGCCAGGACATCTACCACCTCGATAAACCGCACATCCAGACGATGATGTTCCTGCAACTCGTCGCCGGAGGTCACCTGATGCTCTTTGTCACGAGGGCCACAGGGCCATTCTGGAAACCGCCTTTCCCCGACATGCGGCTCTTCGTCGCCATCGTGGGCACCCAGGTCGTCGCCGTGCTTCTCTGCGGCTTCGGCGCGGGAACCGTGGTGCCCGCCCTGCCGTGGAACATCATCGGCTGGGTCTGGGTTTACAACATCGCGTGGATGTTCCTCCTCGATTTCGTGAAGCTCATGATCTACCGCGTGCTCGACGGCTGGAATCTCCACGAGGGACGGTCGTTCTTCACCACCATCCGCACCCACCTCAGCCCCTTCGGCTCGCTCTATGCGAAGAAGGGGCCTCGGTAAGGATGTATTAGCTTAACGAAGCGGAGCCGTCGCGAGGGTCGCCACGCGGCGGTAGCCTCGGTGGGAAAGTTCCGCCGCAGCGTAGGACGCAAAGGCGGGACTCTGCCCGACTGCGGGGAGCAGGACGATCATCTCGTCGCTGATCGCATCGAGCTTCGGCCGGATGTCGCGCTTCAGGTCAAACGGCGGGTACGCGGGCAGTGTTCCTCCCCGGCTCCAGGAGCGGATGAGCGTCTTCTGGATTGCGCGGGAAGCCGCCATCTGGGCCTTCATGAAGGCCTCGACCTGCAAAGGAGGCACGCCCCTGGCCTCCCCCTTGCTGACGAGGCCAGCCAAGAGCTCCGCCTCGCGCTTCGGATCGTAGACCGGCAGAGTGTCGCGGAATTTGACCCATGCGAC belongs to Terrimicrobium sacchariphilum and includes:
- the aroQ gene encoding gamma subclass chorismate mutase AroQ translates to MKTLTRSFLAMCCLALVGGCATPASQSSFHPTLPQKRMVELMGNRLDLASQVAWVKFRDTLPVYDPKREAELLAGLVSKGEARGVPPLQVEAFMKAQMAASRAIQKTLIRSWSRGGTLPAYPPFDLKRDIRPKLDAISDEMIVLLPAVGQSPAFASYAAAELSHRGYRRVATLATAPLR
- a CDS encoding plasma-membrane proton-efflux P-type ATPase, whose protein sequence is MKTPQQVLAEQSVDPAKGLTPEDASARLQKYGPNAIEEKSQSALKRFLGYFWGPLPWMVEAPAVMAALIGDWVDFSIIVFMLVFNGVLGFWEESTASNALSALKNSLALTAKALRKAAWGDVPARDLVPGDIVRVRLGDVIPADGVLLEGDYLDIDQSALTGESLSVSKKGGDVVYSGSIVKKGEMTLVVTATGTNTFFGRTAKLVASAGTKSHLQEAVVGIGNFLIILTLALAAVLIVDQLAGMRGHFSKNGLFGLAEYVLVLLVAAVPFTTPAVLSVTMALGAKMLAIKKAIVSRLESIEELAGIDILCSDKTGTLTQNKLTLGDVLPWNGATAQDVILAGVLASKLEDKDPIDLAIAAGLKDQSTASAWTLKTFVPFDPVSKRTEAMLTDAAGRTIQTTKGMPAVILSLCDLSDADRKKAEDSVTALATRGMRALASARKDEGGKWIFLGILPLMDPPRTDSKQTIAEARELGVQVKMVTGDDVAIARTISGELGMGENIQLASDLFPEGTSVDKLPANAAAHIAAVDGFARVFPEHKYGVVKALQDAGHIVGMTGDGVNDAPALKQADVGIAVSGATDAARAAAALVLTAPGLSVIIDGIKEARRIFERMMSYMLYRIAMTVAIMFFVVTAVVCYDFFPLSAVMIIALALLDDLPIMTIAYDNASAAPQPVKWHMPRIFMISSILGIFAVVESFLLLFLSQDIYHLDKPHIQTMMFLQLVAGGHLMLFVTRATGPFWKPPFPDMRLFVAIVGTQVVAVLLCGFGAGTVVPALPWNIIGWVWVYNIAWMFLLDFVKLMIYRVLDGWNLHEGRSFFTTIRTHLSPFGSLYAKKGPR